A genomic window from Nicotiana sylvestris chromosome 11, ASM39365v2, whole genome shotgun sequence includes:
- the LOC138882239 gene encoding uncharacterized protein, which translates to MREITSIFQLRGYLKEYASFNDLVASISNQLGIDLSSKTIKIQYKVEGNCAPMEIHNDMGYRVYVELKKENKEFGMYPLCITTIEKDLISGGSLNQGDIVQIDEGVQRRSDWSVRTPQGFDNFRTNQKEVMAGQVYKDKATLKEVIENYAIAQRFQFRVDRSNAVSYALLCISEDCEWRFKASGINKSELFKVREFNDNHTCPPKDKVYEQRQASSSLIGGMIRPKLANFKWKYTPRDIIDDVKSDLGVDVSYMLAWRDKEKAMNFLRGEPTDSYKKLPGYLYTMDMTYPGSHIRMVKSPKNEFMCVYISLYAFIRGFDHCRPIVVVDGTHLRSYYTETFVSASTLDGAGHILPLTYGIIDSENDAAWTWFFEQFKIAYGERENMCVVSDRNESIIKSVSRVYPDVPHFACIWHLWNNVYKKFKKNHAKLSEIYFSMAKAYTQAEFDSLIEKVEKVDIRVKEYLELAGYEKWARLYAPVNRGWTMTSNIAESINAALVSTRELPINDFLEEVRKMFGRWNCSNRKEATQTYTTLGKKYQEMLTLNEAMSTRMTVVPSTEYLHTVNDGGRNYTVCLLERKCVCGRFQVDELPCPHAWAVLKSKFLMLEEYCSNYYKPNTIVMTYDVPMYPLPDRNDWNIPKHVTEKVVLPSKWKRPLGRPKKKRDKTLSELLQPKNQHSCSICGQGGHNKRTCRNAPRNK; encoded by the exons ATGAGGGAAATTACATCGATTTTTCAATTGAGGGGATACTTAAAGGAGTATGCCTCCTTTAATGATCTGGTTGCTTCAATTTCTAATCAACTGGGTATAGATTTGAGCTCAAAGACCATTAAAATACAATACAAAGTAGAAGGAAATTGCGCGCCAATGGAAATACACAATGATATGGGTTACAGAGTGTATGTAGAATTGAAAAAAGAGAACAAAGAATTTGGGATGTATCCTTTGTGCATAACAACTATCGAAAAAGATCTTATATCCGGAGGTAGTTTAAATCAAGGCGACATTGTGCAAATAGACGAAGGAGTTCAAAG GAGAAGCGATTGGAGTGTTCGAACTCCACAAGGATTTGATAATTTCAGAACTAATCAAAAGGAGGTTATGGCTGGACAAGTTTATAAGGATAAGGCTACATTGAAAGAGGTGATAGAGAATTATGCTATAGCTCAAAGGTTTCAATTCCGAGTTGATAGGTCTAATGCTGTCAG CTATGCATTATTATGTATTTCAGAAGATTGTGAATGGAGGTTTAAGGCTTCAGGCATTAACAAATCAGAACTATTTAAAGTGAGAGAATTCAATGATAACCATACATGTCCGCCGAAGGACAAGGTGTATGAGCAGCGGCAGGCTAGTAGCAGCCTTATAGGTGGTATGATAAGGCCTAAGCTTGCAAACTTTAAGTGGAAATACACTCCAAGggatattattgatgatgtgaaatCAGATTTAGGTGTAGATGTTAGCTACATGTTGGCGTGGAGAgataaagaaaaggcaatgaattTTCTGAGAGGTGAACCAACTGATTCATACAAAAAATTACCAGGATACTTATATACAATGGATATGACATATCCAGGTTCCCACATCAGAATGGTAAAATCGCCAAAAAATGAATTCATGTGCGTGTATATATCCTTGTATGCCTTTATAAGGGGGTTTGATCATTGTAGACCCATTGTTGTTGTGGATGGAACTCACCTAAGATCTTACTACACCGAGACATTCGTTTCGGCAAGCACGTTGGATGGTGCAG GTCATATATTGCCACTAACATATGGTATTATTGATTCAGAGAACGATGCTGCTTGGAcgtggttctttgagcaattcaagatagCATACGGTGAAAGGGAAAACATGTGCGTCGTTTCAGATAGAAATGAGAGTATCATTAAATCTGTATCGAGAGTGTATCCAGATGTACCGCATTTTGCTTGTATATGGCATCTATGGAACAACGTATATAAGAAATTCAAAAAGAATCATGCCAAGTTGAGCGAGATATACTTCTCGATGGCAAAAGCATACACACAAGCTGAATTTGACAGTCTGATAGAGAAGGTGGAGAAGGTAGATATTAGGGTGAAAGAATACTTAGAGTTAGCTGGTTACGAAAAGTGGGCTAGGTTGTATGCACCTGTTAACAGGGGATGGACAATGACGTCAAATATCGCTGAGTCAATCAATGCCGCACTAGTTTCAACAAGGGAATTGCCAATAAACGACTTTCTCGAAGAAGTTAGGAAGATGTTTGGACGTTGGAATTGTAGTAATCGCAAAGAAGCTACACAGACATACACGACGCTTGGAAAAAAATACCAGGAGATGCTGACTTTGAATGAGGCAATGTCTACACGTATGACT gtGGTACCATCAACTGAATACTTACATACGGTTAATGATGGTGGGAGGAATTACACAGTCTGCCTATTAGAGAGAAAATGTGTTTGTGGGAGGTTCCAAGTTGATGAATTGCCATGCCCACATGCTTGGGCTGTATTGAAGAGCAAGTTCCTAATGCTAGAAGAATATTGCTCTAACTATTACAAACCAAATACAATTGTAATGACATACGATGTTCCAATGTACCCGCTACCGGACAGAAATGACTGGAATATACCAAAACATGTTACAGAGAAGGTTGTACTACCATCTAAATGGAAAAGACCTCTTGGAAGGCCAAAAAAGAAGCGCGATAAAACTTTAAGTGAATTGTTGCAGCCGAAAAATCAACATTCATGTAGCATATGTGGACAGGGAGGACATAACAAGCGAACATGTAGAAATGCTCCACGTAACAAATAG